The DNA region TCGGTTTCTACATCACCCAACTTCGTTACCCAAGTGATTGACTCCTGTAAGAACGAGACTTCACCGAGAAGGCTGTTGAGATTCTTCTCCTGGTCTTGTAAAGGCCTTGGCTCCAGTTTACAGGACAAGGAGTTCAACCACGTCTTGAGAGTTTTGTCTGAGAAGAAGGACTACACAGCTATGCAGATACTCTTATCAGATCTCAGGAAGGAGAATCGGGCCATGGATAAGCAAACGTTTAGCCTCGTTGCTGAAACTCTGGTTAAGATTGGTAAAGAAGAAGACGCAATAGGTATCTTCAAGATCTTGGACAAGTTTTCTTGCCCACGAGATAGCTTCACGGTGACGGCTATTATAAG from Raphanus sativus cultivar WK10039 unplaced genomic scaffold, ASM80110v3 Scaffold3055, whole genome shotgun sequence includes:
- the LOC130506268 gene encoding pentatricopeptide repeat-containing protein At5g61370, mitochondrial-like; amino-acid sequence: MISIVRSNGFAFLTNTSKPTRYLCSHHSVDHASTELQEEVIRIVSSHIGGLDDLEENLNKVSVSTSPNFVTQVIDSCKNETSPRRLLRFFSWSCKGLGSSLQDKEFNHVLRVLSEKKDYTAMQILLSDLRKENRAMDKQTFSLVAETLVKIGKEEDAIGIFKILDKFSCPRDSFTVTAIISALCSKGHVKRALGVMHHHKDLVSGNEL